One stretch of Streptomyces sp. 135 DNA includes these proteins:
- a CDS encoding metallophosphoesterase: protein MRLLLMSDTHVPLRARRLPDELLRAADEADVVIHAGDWVDVATLDLLEGRARRLVGVFGNNDGAELRARLPETARVELGGLRFGVVHETGAARGREARCAARYPDLDVLVFGHSHIPWDTEAPGGLRLLNPGSPTDRRRQPYRTYMTCVVTDGSLAEVVLHRLSMR from the coding sequence GTGCGGCTGCTGCTCATGTCGGATACGCATGTGCCGCTGCGGGCCAGGCGACTCCCCGACGAACTGCTGCGCGCGGCAGACGAGGCCGATGTCGTCATCCACGCCGGGGACTGGGTCGATGTCGCGACCCTGGACCTCCTGGAGGGACGCGCACGGCGCCTGGTCGGCGTGTTCGGCAACAACGACGGCGCCGAACTGCGTGCGAGGCTGCCGGAGACGGCCCGTGTCGAGCTGGGCGGCCTACGGTTCGGTGTCGTCCATGAGACGGGGGCGGCCCGCGGCCGGGAGGCGCGCTGCGCCGCGCGCTACCCGGACCTCGACGTCCTGGTCTTCGGCCACAGTCACATCCCCTGGGACACCGAGGCGCCCGGCGGACTGCGCCTGCTGAACCCGGGATCACCGACGGACCGCAGGCGACAGCCGTACCGCACGTACATGACGTGTGTGGTGACGGACGGGTCCCTCGCCGAGGTCGTGCTGCACCGCCTATCGATGCGCTGA
- a CDS encoding alpha/beta hydrolase, which produces MPDAPRVFSHPPSGVQLRRVSVNGVRLNVAVAGEGPAVLLLHGFPHTWRVWTDVLDSLAARHRVIAPDLRGTGASTRASEGYDAGTLATDAEGLLDALGETSAAVVGIDAGTPAAFLLAMRRPGLVRQLVLMESLLGRLPGAEEFLRQGAPWWFGFHSVPGLAETVLTGHEDRYIGWFLDAGTLGEGVDPGIRNAFVRAYTGAEALRCACAFYRALPTSAEQIAQAAANGRLTMPTMAIGAHPVGRTLEQQLRAITDDLVGHLIEDCGHIIPLHRPRELLGLLKPFLASAGTAIEPHATTCDTFQGR; this is translated from the coding sequence GTGCCCGACGCCCCCCGCGTGTTCAGCCATCCCCCCTCCGGTGTCCAGCTCCGGCGGGTCTCGGTCAACGGCGTTCGCCTCAACGTCGCTGTCGCCGGCGAAGGACCGGCGGTGCTGCTGCTACACGGATTCCCGCACACGTGGCGAGTGTGGACCGACGTCCTGGACAGCCTCGCGGCGCGGCATCGGGTGATCGCTCCGGACCTGAGAGGAACGGGCGCGAGCACGCGTGCATCGGAGGGTTACGACGCGGGCACGCTCGCCACCGACGCAGAAGGGCTCCTCGACGCGCTGGGGGAGACCTCGGCGGCTGTGGTCGGCATCGACGCCGGTACCCCGGCGGCCTTCCTTCTGGCTATGCGTCGTCCCGGCCTCGTACGGCAACTCGTGCTCATGGAGTCGCTTCTGGGCAGACTGCCGGGGGCGGAGGAGTTCCTTCGCCAGGGGGCGCCATGGTGGTTCGGCTTCCACTCGGTGCCCGGCCTCGCGGAGACCGTCCTGACCGGGCATGAGGACCGCTACATCGGTTGGTTCCTCGACGCGGGCACTCTGGGAGAGGGAGTGGATCCCGGTATCAGAAACGCGTTTGTCCGCGCGTACACCGGGGCCGAGGCCCTGCGCTGCGCCTGCGCCTTCTACCGCGCACTGCCCACGAGCGCCGAACAGATCGCGCAGGCCGCCGCCAACGGGCGGTTGACCATGCCCACCATGGCCATCGGTGCCCACCCCGTCGGCAGAACCCTTGAACAACAGCTGCGCGCGATCACTGATGATCTCGTCGGCCACCTCATCGAGGACTGCGGCCACATCATCCCGCTGCACCGCCCTCGAGAGCTGCTCGGTCTGCTCAAACCGTTCCTCGCCTCGGCAGGGACAGCCATCGAGCCTCACGCGACCACCTGTGACACCTTCCAGGGGCG
- a CDS encoding SigE family RNA polymerase sigma factor → MKPFSSPSHAGRGGRGGRDGEGEGDERPADTTDVPRNTYTPGHGLSPVMDMRNADRDAAVAALFEAHHTGLLRLAVLLGAGADAEDIVAEAFYQLQRRWGKVRDKGAALGYLRGVILNLARMRLRHLRVVRRHARWNLEATEDSAEQHALLREEHRHVVRALRTLPARQHQVLVLRYWLDLSEAEIARTMGISQGAVKSHASRGMAKLSRILKGADG, encoded by the coding sequence ATGAAGCCCTTCAGCAGTCCGAGCCATGCCGGGCGCGGCGGGCGCGGCGGGCGCGACGGAGAAGGGGAGGGCGATGAGCGGCCCGCCGACACCACGGACGTGCCGCGGAACACGTACACACCAGGACACGGCCTCAGCCCCGTCATGGACATGCGCAACGCAGACCGGGACGCCGCGGTGGCAGCCCTCTTCGAGGCCCATCACACCGGCCTGCTGCGCCTGGCAGTCCTGCTGGGCGCCGGAGCCGACGCCGAGGACATCGTGGCGGAGGCGTTCTACCAACTCCAGCGCCGCTGGGGAAAGGTACGCGACAAAGGGGCCGCGCTCGGCTACCTCCGCGGCGTGATCCTCAACCTGGCCCGCATGCGCCTGCGCCATCTCCGCGTGGTCCGCCGCCACGCCCGGTGGAACCTGGAGGCCACCGAGGACTCGGCCGAACAGCACGCACTGCTGCGCGAGGAGCACCGGCACGTGGTGCGAGCGCTGCGCACGCTGCCCGCCCGGCAGCACCAGGTACTGGTCCTGCGATACTGGCTGGACCTCAGTGAGGCGGAGATCGCCCGGACCATGGGCATCTCCCAAGGAGCCGTGAAATCCCACGCGTCGAGGGGCATGGCGAAACTCAGCCGCATCTTGAAGGGAGCCGACGGATGA
- a CDS encoding sodium:solute symporter → MLSPSGGSFPFFCLVVTGVAVAAWALSRLRDPGELPHPAGWTLARRDVGLGGTAVLLGGTVYTAYTVIAVPGLTYATGGFGLYALTYTLLLTPAALIVLPRLHKAARRHGLVTAADLALARHGSHALSLAVVISGLLATMPYLALQVLGLGAALRGMGIDPTSPRVIPGILLVFTLLTAGFLPRGLRVCVRVAAFKAVLMATLLTVALILLLRQGTGGGWVFDEAGQRLAARGMSLAPPAGTGTAYITLALGSVLAQLMYPQVLTVALAARCTDTLRRATLALPLWTIALGVFAYLGFAALAYGIETPAGHAELAAPALLRRLAAPWLAGLLLGGLAVAALLPAAVMAIGMATLVARNLYTEYFNPTATPKHEVRIARFAAPVIISGALVFSFLLQPQDAVNLHLLGGVWIIQTVPAVGCALYTRWFHHRALLVGWAIGMSTGTALTVAHGFDSVVTLEFGHTQLSFYVAFVALVLNLIAAALLTPLLDRAGVMRGPDTFAARGGLPRRGSRFAFRVD, encoded by the coding sequence ATGTTGTCTCCCAGTGGCGGTTCGTTCCCCTTCTTCTGCCTGGTGGTGACGGGAGTTGCGGTCGCGGCCTGGGCACTGTCCAGGCTGCGGGACCCCGGCGAACTGCCGCACCCGGCCGGCTGGACCCTGGCCCGGCGCGACGTCGGCCTCGGTGGGACGGCCGTGCTGCTCGGCGGCACCGTGTACACGGCCTACACCGTCATCGCCGTACCCGGACTGACCTACGCCACCGGCGGGTTCGGGCTCTACGCCCTCACCTACACCCTGCTCCTCACACCCGCGGCACTGATCGTGCTGCCGCGCCTGCACAAGGCGGCGCGGCGGCACGGCCTCGTGACGGCCGCCGACCTCGCCCTCGCCCGACACGGCTCGCACGCCCTGTCCCTCGCCGTGGTCATCTCCGGGCTGCTGGCCACCATGCCCTACCTGGCGCTCCAAGTCCTCGGCCTCGGCGCCGCGTTGAGAGGCATGGGCATCGACCCCACCAGCCCCCGCGTGATCCCCGGCATCCTGCTCGTCTTCACCCTGCTGACCGCGGGCTTCCTGCCGCGCGGCCTGCGGGTGTGCGTACGCGTCGCCGCGTTCAAGGCGGTCCTCATGGCCACTTTGCTGACGGTCGCCCTGATCCTGCTCCTGCGCCAGGGCACCGGCGGCGGCTGGGTGTTCGACGAGGCGGGGCAGCGCCTGGCCGCGCGGGGCATGAGCCTGGCACCGCCCGCGGGCACCGGCACCGCCTACATCACCCTCGCGCTCGGCAGCGTCCTCGCCCAGCTGATGTACCCCCAGGTCCTCACCGTCGCCCTGGCCGCCCGCTGCACGGACACGCTCAGACGGGCCACCCTCGCCCTGCCGCTGTGGACGATCGCCCTGGGCGTCTTCGCCTACCTCGGCTTCGCCGCGCTCGCGTACGGCATCGAGACCCCGGCGGGCCACGCCGAACTGGCCGCCCCCGCGCTGCTGCGCCGACTGGCCGCCCCCTGGCTCGCCGGCCTGCTCCTGGGCGGCCTCGCCGTCGCCGCCCTGCTGCCCGCCGCGGTCATGGCCATCGGCATGGCCACGCTGGTGGCCCGCAACCTCTACACCGAGTACTTCAACCCGACGGCCACCCCCAAGCACGAGGTCCGCATCGCCCGCTTCGCCGCCCCCGTCATCATCTCCGGCGCCCTCGTCTTCTCCTTTCTCCTGCAGCCCCAGGACGCGGTCAACCTCCACCTCCTGGGCGGCGTATGGATCATCCAGACGGTCCCCGCGGTCGGCTGCGCGCTGTACACGCGCTGGTTCCACCACCGCGCACTGCTCGTGGGCTGGGCCATCGGCATGAGCACCGGCACGGCACTGACCGTCGCCCACGGCTTCGACTCCGTCGTCACCCTGGAGTTCGGACACACACAGCTGTCGTTCTACGTCGCCTTCGTCGCGCTCGTCCTCAACCTCATCGCGGCCGCGCTGCTCACCCCGCTGCTCGACCGCGCCGGGGTCATGCGTGGCCCCGACACGTTCGCGGCACGCGGCGGCCTGCCCCGGCGGGGCTCTCGCTTCGCCTTCCGCGTCGACTGA
- a CDS encoding helix-turn-helix domain-containing protein: MTSPTQRSTRGHRGDLFDPQCPTRRLLDRIGTKWTSMVIKVLAEASTEEVRFAQLQRRMPGVSQKMLSVTLRGLTRDGLVDRRVEASVPPRVYYRLTPLGLTLEEPLARIREWAEEHMAEVDRANQRSDERTTDS; encoded by the coding sequence GTGACCTCCCCGACACAGCGCTCCACGCGGGGACACCGCGGCGATCTGTTCGATCCGCAGTGCCCCACCCGCCGTCTGCTCGACCGGATCGGCACCAAGTGGACGTCCATGGTCATCAAGGTGTTGGCGGAGGCATCCACCGAGGAGGTGCGCTTCGCGCAACTGCAGCGCAGGATGCCTGGCGTCTCACAGAAGATGCTCTCGGTCACCCTTCGGGGTCTGACCCGCGACGGCCTGGTCGACCGTCGGGTGGAAGCGTCAGTGCCACCCCGTGTGTACTACCGGCTCACCCCGCTCGGCCTGACACTCGAAGAACCACTGGCCAGGATCCGGGAATGGGCCGAGGAGCACATGGCCGAGGTGGACCGCGCCAATCAGCGCAGCGACGAACGCACAACCGACAGCTGA